Part of the Methanobacteriaceae archaeon genome is shown below.
CAATAACAGATACTATAAGTGCAATAATATCTATTTTTTCTGTTACAAAAGGGGCTGAGTATTTTTTATAACTCAATAGGAGTCCTACTATGGACCCTATTACAAATGATATTAAATATATGAGATAGAAAGTTTCGGTCACTTTATCACACCATTAAGCTGGTTTGTAGAGAACTATGAATGCCACTATAAAGAATAATAAAGCGGCTATAAAAGCCCATTTTTCTAAGTTTTCGGAAAAATGTACTACTTTGTCATTATGCTGTTTTAGTAGAAGTCCCGTAAATAGAATTGCT
Proteins encoded:
- a CDS encoding hydrogenase is translated as MAEEKDLLFLVALVAFGVILASGLAAFLQWMVVIPITLVAILFTGLLLKQHNDKVVHFSENLEKWAFIAALLFFIVAFIVLYKPA